A genomic window from Flavobacterium azooxidireducens includes:
- a CDS encoding tail fiber domain-containing protein has protein sequence MKVKITLLFFVLLGAIYDGQAQVGVGTVMPNSSAQLDVVSNDKGILIPRVSLTDRIDTSTISNGNINSLLVFNTATSGTSPNEVSPGFYYWYISEWVRVQSENDIATLINNNNGTYTYTSENGTVTTINVLSDIINNFQTIVNDTNVLNELIQIIQENGGNVYFDGNQFTYIDDNGVTQVINIQDIVQANETITTLVDNGDGTITYVNEAGISVTVNLATGPAGADGTNGLSAYEVWINEGNTGTEQDFLNSLVGPQGVAGTNGVDGTNGVDGINGTNGLSAYEVWINEGNTGTEQDFLNSLVGPQGIAGTNGVDGTNGVDGTNGVDGINGTNGIDGINGTNGLSAYEVWINEGNTGTEQDFLNSLVGPQGIAGTNGVDGINGTNGVDGINGTNGLSAYEVWINEGNTGTEQDFLNSLVGPQGIAGTNGVDGTNGVDGINGTNGVDGTNGLSAYEVWINEGNAGTEQDFLNSLVGPQGIAGTNGVDGTNGVDGINGTNGIDGINGTNGLSAYEVWINEGNTGTEQDFLNSLVGPQGIAGTNGVDGTNGVDGINGTNGIDGINGTNGLSAYEVWINEGNTGTEQDFLNSLVGPQGIAGTNGVDGTNGVDGINGTNGVDGTNGLSAYEVWINEGNAGTEQDFLNSLVGPQGIAGTNGVDGTNGVDGINGTNGIDGINGTNGLSAYEVWINEGNAGTEQDFLNSLVGPQGIAGTNGVDGTNGVDGINGTNGIDGINGTNGLSAYEVWINEGNTGTEQDFLNSLVGPQGIAGTNGVDGINGTNGVDGINGTNGLSAYEVWINEGNTGTEQDFLNSLVGPQGIAGTNGVDGTNGVDGINGTNGVDGTNGLSAYEVWINEGNAGTEQDFLNSLVGPQGIAGTNGVDGTNGVDGINGTNGIDGINGTNGLSAYEVWINEGNTGTEQDFLNSLVGPQGIAGTNGVDGTNGVDGINGTNGIDGINGTNGLSAYEVWINEGNTGTEQDFLNSLVGPQGIAGTNGVDGTNGVDGINGTNGVDGTNGLSAYEVWINEGNAGTEQDFLNSLVGPQGIAGTNGVDGTNGVDGINGTNGVDGINGTNGLSAYEVWINEGNTGTEQDFLNSLVGPQGISGTNGTNGTNGVDGINGANGLSAYEVWINEGNTGTEQDFLNSLVGPQGIAGTNGTNGTNGVDGINGANGLSAYEVWINEGNTGTEQDFLNSLVGPQGIAGTNGTNGINGTNGTNGLSAYEVWISEGNTGTEQDFLDSLVGPAGPAGPAGPAGPVSDDWKVIGNAGTTAGTNFLGTTDDVDMVFKRNNVVSGALRTNNTSFGVGSLPLTSTGVGNTAFGDNTLPSNTSGNFLVAIGTSTLAANTTGFSNVGIGAFSFLSNTTGFQSVALGVNAARFNTTGYNNTSVGYVALRNNTEGIGNTAVGHSSLSATTGNNNTAIGLSSGVNITTGSNNTAIGNGANVPNGTADNQVRIGNAAVTYAGVQVAWTVTSDKRLKSNIKDSDIGLDFIKQLRPVSYIRKNDESKKLEYGFIAQEVKETLKNNGVTNSGIISEADDSTMSVRYNDIIAPMVKALQEQQKLIEMQKTEIEALKKQSLEAIERMKRLEEMILKQKN, from the coding sequence ATGAAAGTTAAAATTACATTATTATTCTTTGTGTTATTGGGTGCAATTTATGATGGTCAGGCTCAGGTTGGAGTCGGGACAGTTATGCCTAATTCTTCTGCACAATTAGATGTTGTCTCAAACGATAAGGGAATATTAATTCCTAGAGTAAGTTTAACAGACAGAATTGACACGTCTACAATTTCTAATGGAAACATCAATAGTCTATTAGTTTTCAACACGGCAACATCAGGTACTTCACCTAATGAAGTTTCTCCGGGTTTTTATTATTGGTATATTTCAGAGTGGGTAAGAGTCCAATCTGAAAATGACATAGCTACATTAATAAATAACAACAACGGAACTTACACTTATACTAGTGAAAATGGAACAGTGACTACAATTAATGTCCTTTCTGATATAATTAATAATTTTCAAACGATTGTAAACGATACAAATGTTTTGAATGAATTAATTCAAATCATTCAAGAAAATGGAGGAAACGTCTATTTTGATGGAAATCAATTTACTTATATAGATGATAATGGCGTAACACAAGTCATCAATATTCAAGATATTGTCCAAGCCAATGAAACGATAACTACCTTAGTAGATAATGGAGATGGAACAATTACCTATGTAAATGAAGCTGGAATTTCAGTAACTGTAAATTTAGCAACTGGACCAGCGGGTGCCGACGGAACAAACGGTTTATCAGCCTACGAAGTTTGGATTAACGAAGGAAACACAGGAACAGAACAAGACTTCCTAAACTCTTTAGTTGGTCCACAAGGTGTCGCAGGAACTAACGGTGTAGACGGAACAAATGGTGTTGATGGAATCAATGGAACAAACGGTTTATCAGCCTACGAAGTTTGGATTAACGAAGGAAACACAGGAACAGAACAAGACTTCTTAAACTCTTTAGTTGGTCCACAAGGTATCGCAGGAACTAACGGTGTAGACGGAACGAATGGTGTAGACGGAACGAATGGTGTTGATGGAATCAATGGAACAAACGGTATCGACGGAATAAACGGAACAAACGGTTTATCAGCCTACGAAGTTTGGATTAACGAAGGAAACACAGGAACAGAACAAGACTTCTTAAACTCTTTAGTTGGTCCACAAGGTATCGCAGGAACAAATGGTGTTGATGGAATCAATGGAACAAATGGTGTTGACGGAATAAACGGAACAAACGGTTTATCAGCCTACGAAGTTTGGATTAACGAAGGAAACACAGGAACAGAACAAGACTTCTTAAACTCTTTAGTTGGACCACAAGGTATCGCAGGAACTAACGGTGTAGACGGAACTAATGGTGTTGATGGAATCAATGGAACCAACGGAGTTGACGGAACTAACGGTTTATCAGCCTACGAAGTTTGGATTAACGAAGGAAACGCAGGAACTGAACAAGACTTCTTAAACTCTTTAGTTGGACCTCAAGGTATCGCAGGAACTAACGGTGTAGACGGAACAAATGGTGTTGATGGAATCAATGGAACAAACGGTATCGACGGAATAAACGGAACAAACGGTTTATCAGCCTACGAAGTTTGGATTAATGAAGGAAACACAGGAACTGAACAAGACTTCTTAAACTCTTTAGTTGGACCTCAAGGTATCGCAGGAACTAACGGTGTAGACGGAACAAATGGTGTTGATGGAATCAATGGAACAAACGGTATCGACGGAATAAACGGAACAAACGGTTTATCAGCCTACGAAGTTTGGATTAACGAAGGAAACACAGGAACAGAACAAGACTTCTTAAACTCTTTAGTTGGACCACAAGGTATCGCAGGAACTAACGGTGTAGACGGAACTAATGGTGTTGATGGAATCAATGGAACCAACGGAGTTGACGGAACTAACGGTTTATCAGCCTACGAAGTTTGGATTAACGAAGGAAACGCAGGAACTGAACAAGACTTCTTAAACTCTTTAGTTGGACCTCAAGGTATCGCAGGAACTAACGGTGTAGACGGAACAAATGGTGTTGATGGAATCAATGGAACAAACGGTATCGACGGAATAAACGGAACAAACGGTTTATCAGCCTACGAAGTTTGGATTAACGAAGGAAACGCAGGAACTGAACAAGACTTCTTAAACTCTTTAGTTGGACCTCAAGGTATCGCAGGAACTAACGGTGTAGACGGAACAAATGGTGTTGATGGAATCAATGGAACAAACGGTATCGACGGAATAAACGGAACAAACGGTTTATCAGCCTACGAAGTTTGGATTAACGAAGGAAACACAGGAACAGAACAAGACTTCTTAAACTCTTTAGTTGGTCCACAAGGTATCGCAGGAACAAATGGTGTTGATGGAATCAATGGAACAAATGGTGTTGACGGAATAAACGGAACAAACGGTTTATCAGCCTACGAAGTTTGGATTAACGAAGGAAACACAGGAACAGAACAAGACTTCTTAAACTCTTTAGTTGGACCACAAGGTATCGCAGGAACTAACGGTGTAGACGGAACTAATGGTGTTGATGGAATCAATGGAACCAACGGAGTTGACGGAACTAACGGTTTATCAGCCTACGAAGTTTGGATTAACGAAGGAAACGCAGGAACGGAACAAGACTTCTTAAACTCTTTAGTTGGACCTCAAGGTATCGCAGGAACTAACGGTGTAGACGGAACAAATGGTGTTGATGGAATCAATGGAACAAACGGTATCGACGGAATAAACGGAACAAACGGTTTATCAGCCTACGAAGTTTGGATTAATGAAGGAAACACAGGAACTGAACAAGACTTCTTAAACTCTTTAGTTGGACCTCAAGGTATCGCAGGAACTAACGGTGTAGACGGAACAAATGGTGTTGATGGAATCAATGGAACAAACGGTATCGACGGAATAAACGGAACAAACGGTTTATCAGCCTACGAAGTTTGGATTAACGAAGGAAACACAGGAACAGAACAAGACTTCTTAAACTCTTTAGTTGGACCACAAGGTATCGCAGGAACTAACGGTGTAGACGGAACTAATGGTGTTGATGGAATCAATGGAACCAACGGAGTTGACGGAACTAACGGTTTATCAGCCTACGAAGTTTGGATTAACGAAGGAAACGCAGGAACTGAACAAGACTTCTTAAACTCTTTAGTTGGACCTCAAGGTATCGCAGGAACTAACGGTGTAGACGGAACGAATGGTGTTGATGGAATCAATGGAACAAATGGTGTTGACGGAATCAACGGAACAAACGGTTTATCAGCCTACGAAGTTTGGATTAACGAAGGAAACACAGGAACAGAACAAGACTTCTTAAACTCTTTAGTTGGACCTCAAGGTATCTCAGGAACTAACGGTACAAACGGAACAAATGGTGTTGACGGAATAAACGGAGCAAACGGTTTATCAGCCTACGAAGTTTGGATTAACGAAGGAAACACAGGAACAGAACAAGACTTCTTAAACTCTTTAGTTGGACCTCAAGGTATCGCAGGAACTAACGGTACAAACGGAACAAATGGTGTTGACGGAATAAACGGAGCAAACGGTTTATCAGCCTACGAAGTTTGGATTAACGAAGGGAATACAGGAACAGAACAAGATTTCTTAAACTCTTTAGTTGGACCTCAAGGTATCGCAGGAACTAACGGTACAAACGGAATCAATGGAACTAACGGAACTAACGGTTTATCAGCATACGAAGTTTGGATTAGTGAAGGTAACACTGGAACTGAGCAAGATTTCTTAGATTCACTAGTTGGACCTGCTGGACCTGCTGGACCTGCCGGACCTGCTGGACCTGTTAGTGATGATTGGAAAGTAATCGGAAATGCAGGAACAACAGCAGGAACTAATTTCTTGGGTACTACAGATGATGTAGATATGGTTTTTAAAAGAAACAATGTGGTTTCTGGGGCATTGAGAACTAACAACACCAGTTTTGGGGTAGGGTCTCTTCCGTTAACATCTACAGGTGTAGGAAATACTGCCTTTGGTGATAATACATTGCCTTCTAATACTTCAGGTAATTTTCTTGTAGCTATTGGAACCTCTACTTTAGCTGCTAATACTACAGGTTTTAGTAATGTAGGGATTGGAGCGTTTTCATTTTTAAGTAACACAACTGGCTTTCAAAGTGTAGCTCTTGGAGTGAATGCTGCAAGGTTTAATACAACAGGTTATAATAATACTTCAGTTGGATATGTGGCATTACGGAACAATACAGAAGGTATTGGTAACACAGCGGTGGGACATTCAAGTTTGAGTGCTACAACTGGTAATAATAATACAGCTATTGGATTATCTAGTGGAGTAAACATTACCACAGGTAGCAACAATACCGCTATCGGTAATGGTGCCAATGTACCTAATGGTACTGCAGACAACCAAGTAAGAATAGGAAATGCTGCTGTGACTTATGCAGGCGTTCAAGTGGCATGGACGGTAACTTCCGATAAAAGATTAAAAAGCAATATCAAAGACTCTGACATAGGATTAGATTTTATTAAACAATTGAGACCCGTTTCTTATATCCGTAAAAATGACGAAAGTAAAAAACTAGAATATGGTTTCATTGCACAAGAAGTGAAAGAGACTTTAAAGAATAATGGTGTTACTAACAGCGGTATCATATCTGAAGCAGATGATTCTACAATGAGCGTTCGTTACAATGACATTATTGCACCTATGGTAAAGGCATTACAGGAGCAACAGAAGTTAATAGAAATGCAAAAAACCGAAATTGAGGCTTTAAAAAAGCAATCACTGGAAGCTATAGAGCGTATGAAACGTTTAGAAGAAATGATTTTAAAACAAAAAAACTAA
- a CDS encoding gliding motility-associated C-terminal domain-containing protein, translating to MKNIFRLFVLFFCYSINAQTVNTGELIITPGTIMSTVETLDNRPTGDLINDGDLYVYSHYNNDGLVTFTAGSNTGITRMRGLAGFQNISGSIPMEWNNGEFNNTNVQPAFHQSNIISIAGQLDFYQGIVDNDNFGGLLVFEDNAYHANVDDASHVDGYVQKNGDDAFQFPIGDSEQFRYASISAPDEATDAFTGKYFWEDSNPLYPHTNRAGVITLIDNAEYWTIDRTTGNSDIFLTLTWDEDTTPSSIYAAPYEEIHIVRWDATQNLWIDEGGVADPATKEVTTVVNPVLGFGVFTLARVKVDNILPCGGRGLVIYNAVSPNGDGVNDYFFLDGIDSCPNNKVEIYNRWGVKVYETSSYDSNGNVFRGYSEGRVTVGQNEKLPSGTYFYILNFLDETGGSKTKKSGYLYLNDN from the coding sequence ATGAAAAATATTTTTAGATTATTTGTTTTGTTTTTCTGTTATAGTATAAACGCACAAACAGTAAATACAGGGGAATTGATAATTACCCCAGGAACAATAATGAGTACGGTTGAAACATTAGATAATCGCCCCACAGGAGATCTAATCAATGATGGTGATTTATATGTTTATAGTCATTACAACAATGATGGCTTAGTCACCTTTACTGCAGGAAGTAATACTGGAATAACCCGTATGCGTGGCTTGGCTGGGTTTCAAAATATCTCAGGAAGCATTCCTATGGAATGGAATAATGGTGAGTTTAATAATACGAATGTTCAGCCTGCTTTTCATCAGTCAAATATAATAAGTATCGCTGGTCAGCTCGATTTTTATCAAGGAATAGTAGATAACGATAACTTTGGAGGATTACTTGTTTTTGAAGATAATGCATACCATGCTAATGTTGATGATGCTAGTCACGTTGATGGTTATGTACAAAAAAATGGTGATGATGCTTTTCAATTTCCCATTGGAGATAGTGAACAGTTTCGTTATGCTTCAATTTCTGCACCTGATGAAGCTACAGATGCTTTTACAGGAAAGTACTTTTGGGAAGATTCAAATCCACTTTACCCACATACCAACAGAGCTGGGGTTATTACCTTAATTGATAATGCCGAATATTGGACAATTGATAGAACAACTGGTAACAGTGATATTTTTTTAACACTAACTTGGGATGAAGACACTACCCCATCAAGCATTTATGCTGCTCCTTATGAAGAAATTCATATCGTACGCTGGGATGCAACACAAAATCTTTGGATTGATGAAGGTGGTGTCGCTGATCCTGCCACTAAAGAAGTAACCACAGTAGTAAATCCGGTATTAGGATTTGGGGTTTTTACACTTGCTAGAGTGAAAGTTGATAATATTTTGCCTTGTGGAGGTAGAGGTTTAGTAATTTATAATGCGGTTTCTCCAAATGGCGATGGTGTAAATGACTATTTCTTTTTAGATGGAATTGATTCTTGTCCTAATAATAAAGTAGAAATATACAATCGTTGGGGAGTTAAAGTATATGAAACTTCATCATACGATTCAAATGGCAACGTATTTAGAGGTTATTCTGAAGGTAGAGTAACAGTTGGTCAAAACGAAAAACTACCTTCAGGAACCTACTTTTATATCTTAAATTTCCTAGATGAAACAGGCGGTTCTAAAACGAAAAAATCAGGATATTTATACCTAAATGATAACTAA
- a CDS encoding PorP/SprF family type IX secretion system membrane protein, giving the protein MIVVINKFKVCILFLLLTVTVANAQQDSQYTNYMYNTINVNPAYAGSRGVMSLFGMHRNQWVGLDGAPMTNVASINTPINNSNVGLGISFVNDRIGPSDENAISVDISYTIPISETYKLSFGVKGTANLLNVDYTKLNIYDPTDVQFQNNIDNRFSPNIGAGVYLHSDKLYAGISAPNFLETEHYDDNAFATAKERMHYYLIGGYVFDLSPSIKFKPAFLTKVVSGAPLQLDLTANFMFNEKFVLGAAWRWDAAVSGLAGFQVNENWMIGYAYDAETTKLANYNSGSHEIFLRYEFKGKKEKVVSPRFF; this is encoded by the coding sequence ATGATAGTAGTGATAAATAAATTTAAAGTATGTATACTGTTTTTATTATTAACAGTTACAGTCGCTAACGCCCAGCAAGATTCACAGTACACCAATTACATGTACAACACTATTAATGTTAATCCGGCTTATGCGGGAAGTAGAGGCGTAATGAGTTTATTTGGCATGCACAGAAACCAATGGGTAGGTTTAGATGGAGCACCTATGACTAACGTAGCTTCAATAAATACACCTATCAATAACTCTAATGTTGGATTAGGAATATCATTTGTAAACGACCGCATTGGTCCTTCTGATGAAAATGCGATTTCTGTAGACATATCCTACACTATTCCAATATCTGAAACTTATAAATTATCTTTTGGAGTAAAAGGAACTGCCAATTTACTAAATGTTGATTACACCAAACTAAACATATACGACCCTACAGATGTACAATTTCAAAATAATATCGACAATAGATTTTCACCAAATATTGGAGCCGGTGTCTACCTCCATTCAGATAAATTATATGCCGGAATATCGGCTCCAAATTTTTTAGAAACTGAACACTATGATGATAATGCGTTTGCTACAGCTAAAGAAAGAATGCACTACTATTTGATTGGAGGTTATGTTTTTGATTTGAGCCCTTCAATAAAATTCAAACCTGCTTTCTTAACAAAAGTAGTAAGTGGTGCTCCTTTACAATTAGATTTAACAGCAAATTTCATGTTTAATGAAAAGTTTGTTTTAGGAGCTGCCTGGCGTTGGGATGCAGCCGTGAGTGGATTAGCTGGTTTTCAAGTTAATGAAAATTGGATGATTGGTTATGCTTACGATGCAGAAACCACCAAGCTTGCTAACTACAATTCGGGTTCGCACGAAATTTTCTTACGCTATGAGTTCAAAGGCAAAAAAGAAAAAGTTGTTTCACCAAGATTTTTCTAA
- a CDS encoding OmpA family protein — translation MKTKIIIILALLLNVFSVNAQEVKIKKADKNYEQFAYVDAIKTYEKVAEKGHKSVELFQKLANAYYFQSKLEDANKWYTELFAMNQEVEPEYYFRYAQTLKSVGDYKKADQMMEKFYQKSGNDNRTKIGKTQKDYLAEIKKNSGRYQIKNAGINSEFSDYGTAFYKDELVFASARDTGSISSKKHSWTNQSYTNLYGAKVTDNGNFESPKKFSKSVSSKYHESTPVFTQDGNTMYFTRNNFNNGKKGRDSERTILLKLYKATKEGDKWTNVTELPFNSNEYSVAHPALSPDEKTLYFASNMPGTIGGDQSDIFKVNINADGSYGTPENLGDKINTEGRETFPYVTDNNELYFASDGHPGLGGLDVFVTQLKDDGSVGSIKNVGEPVNSNMDDFAFLIDTKTKNGFVSSNRKEDNLGYDDIYKFTEILPIPKDCEQLLTGIVVDDDSQEPIAYAKVILYDATENKLKELTSDAEGKYDFGTVECDIKLKIRAEKPTYNTNEISVSIPKESGTTDSKVALELTEKPLQIGDPLNEALNIDIIYFDLDKSNIRPDAAVELAKVLEVMKEYPTMKIDVRSHTDCRQTAKYNEALSDRRAKSTIAWLIKNGIATDRLTGRGYGESQLVNDCGCEPTNDSPCSEEQHQKNRRSEFIIKSL, via the coding sequence ATGAAAACAAAAATTATAATAATTCTTGCATTATTACTCAATGTATTTTCAGTAAATGCACAAGAAGTAAAAATTAAAAAAGCAGACAAAAACTATGAGCAATTTGCTTATGTAGACGCTATTAAAACCTATGAAAAAGTTGCCGAAAAGGGTCATAAATCTGTTGAATTATTTCAAAAATTAGCAAACGCTTATTACTTTCAATCAAAATTGGAAGATGCTAATAAATGGTACACCGAACTTTTTGCAATGAATCAAGAGGTCGAACCGGAGTATTATTTTAGATACGCTCAAACGCTAAAATCGGTGGGTGATTACAAAAAAGCAGACCAAATGATGGAAAAATTCTATCAGAAAAGCGGAAATGATAATCGTACGAAAATTGGTAAAACACAAAAAGATTATTTAGCAGAAATTAAGAAAAATTCAGGCAGATACCAAATCAAAAATGCAGGAATCAATTCAGAATTTTCTGATTACGGAACTGCTTTTTATAAAGATGAATTAGTATTTGCTTCGGCAAGAGATACGGGAAGCATCAGTAGTAAAAAACACAGCTGGACCAATCAATCCTATACTAATTTGTATGGTGCAAAAGTAACCGATAACGGAAACTTTGAGTCACCAAAGAAATTCTCTAAAAGTGTAAGTTCTAAATACCACGAGTCAACACCTGTATTCACTCAAGATGGAAATACCATGTATTTTACCCGAAATAATTTCAATAATGGTAAAAAAGGTAGAGATAGCGAGCGTACTATTTTATTAAAATTATACAAAGCCACAAAAGAAGGCGACAAATGGACCAATGTTACCGAATTACCATTCAATAGTAACGAATATAGTGTAGCACATCCGGCTTTAAGCCCAGATGAAAAAACATTATACTTTGCTTCAAACATGCCGGGAACAATTGGAGGTGATCAATCTGATATTTTCAAAGTGAACATCAACGCTGATGGCAGTTATGGAACACCGGAGAATTTAGGTGATAAAATTAATACTGAAGGTAGAGAAACGTTTCCATATGTTACCGATAACAACGAGTTGTATTTTGCTTCAGATGGACATCCAGGATTAGGTGGATTAGATGTTTTTGTAACACAATTAAAAGATGATGGATCAGTAGGAAGCATAAAAAACGTAGGAGAACCTGTGAATAGTAATATGGATGATTTTGCCTTTTTAATTGACACTAAAACTAAAAACGGTTTTGTCTCTTCCAACAGAAAAGAAGATAATTTAGGCTATGATGATATTTATAAATTCACTGAAATTTTGCCTATTCCAAAAGATTGCGAGCAGCTTTTAACTGGAATTGTAGTGGATGACGATTCACAAGAACCTATTGCTTATGCAAAAGTGATTTTATATGATGCGACAGAAAATAAATTGAAAGAACTAACATCTGATGCAGAGGGAAAATATGACTTTGGAACAGTAGAATGCGATATAAAACTTAAAATTAGAGCTGAAAAACCAACTTATAACACCAATGAAATCTCTGTTAGTATTCCAAAAGAATCTGGAACAACCGATTCTAAAGTAGCTTTAGAGTTAACGGAGAAACCATTACAAATTGGAGATCCTTTAAATGAAGCATTAAATATTGACATTATTTACTTCGATTTAGACAAATCAAACATTCGACCAGATGCGGCTGTAGAATTAGCTAAAGTATTAGAAGTAATGAAAGAATATCCAACTATGAAAATCGATGTTCGTTCGCATACCGATTGTCGTCAAACCGCAAAATACAATGAAGCTTTGTCTGACAGAAGAGCAAAATCAACAATCGCATGGTTGATTAAAAACGGAATTGCAACTGATAGATTAACTGGAAGAGGTTACGGAGAATCGCAATTAGTAAACGATTGTGGTTGTGAACCAACAAATGATTCTCCTTGTTCAGAAGAACAACATCAAAAAAATAGAAGAAGTGAGTTTATCATAAAGAGTTTGTAA
- a CDS encoding Fic family protein has protein sequence MYIHEQKNWPSFRWDAENISTILGAVRHRQGKILGQMQTLGFQIQEETMLKALTLDVLKSSEIEGELLNPEQVRSSIARRLGIEIAGALPAERDVEGIVEMMLDATQKYNFPLTAERLFDWHAALFPTGRSGMYKIKTAAWRDDIVQVTSGAMGKEIVHFEAPNASKVPDEMNVFLEWMEQELDLDPVLKAGLAHLWFVTIHPFDDGNGRITRAITDMLLARADKTPQRFYSMSAQIQAERNNYYNILERTQKGDLDVTAWLTWFLDCLMRSMDQTDEIIAKTIVRAQFWETQKETIFNARQQKILQLLLDDFFGNLNVSKYAKIAKTSTDTALRDLQDLVKKNVLEQIGAGRSTSYKLK, from the coding sequence ATGTACATCCACGAACAAAAAAATTGGCCATCCTTTAGATGGGATGCAGAAAACATCAGTACTATTCTTGGTGCGGTAAGACATCGCCAAGGTAAGATACTGGGTCAAATGCAAACGTTAGGATTTCAGATTCAGGAAGAGACAATGTTGAAAGCATTGACTCTGGACGTTTTAAAATCTAGTGAGATAGAAGGTGAATTGCTCAACCCGGAACAAGTACGTTCTTCTATTGCTAGACGTTTAGGAATTGAAATTGCAGGTGCATTACCTGCGGAACGAGATGTAGAAGGAATTGTAGAAATGATGTTGGATGCCACGCAAAAATATAATTTTCCATTAACTGCTGAACGATTGTTTGATTGGCATGCTGCATTGTTTCCAACAGGTCGAAGTGGAATGTATAAAATAAAAACGGCAGCTTGGCGTGATGATATAGTTCAGGTTACTTCAGGGGCAATGGGAAAAGAAATTGTACATTTTGAAGCCCCCAATGCTAGTAAAGTGCCGGATGAAATGAACGTTTTTTTAGAATGGATGGAACAAGAGTTAGACCTTGACCCTGTTCTCAAAGCTGGGCTTGCACACTTATGGTTTGTAACCATTCATCCTTTTGATGATGGAAATGGTCGTATCACAAGAGCAATTACGGATATGCTATTGGCACGAGCAGATAAAACGCCACAACGATTTTATTCTATGTCGGCACAAATTCAAGCGGAACGAAATAATTACTATAACATTTTAGAACGCACACAAAAAGGAGACCTTGACGTGACTGCGTGGCTAACTTGGTTTTTAGATTGTTTAATGCGTTCGATGGATCAAACCGATGAAATTATTGCAAAAACAATAGTTCGTGCTCAGTTTTGGGAAACACAAAAAGAAACCATTTTTAATGCTCGACAACAAAAAATACTTCAACTACTTTTAGATGATTTTTTCGGAAATCTCAACGTTTCCAAATATGCAAAAATTGCCAAAACTTCTACTGATACTGCTCTACGTGATTTGCAAGACTTGGTTAAAAAAAATGTATTGGAGCAAATTGGTGCTGGAAGAAGTACTTCGTATAAACTGAAATAA